From Bacillota bacterium:
ACGGACGACATGAAGACGAATACAGCCATCAAATGACCTGCCAAGCGATGCTGCCGAACATGAGCGAACCAAACCCGAATCCTTCGTAATGGAAGCGTCCGCCCTCAGAGAAAAGATAGAAGCAGTAGATTTCGGCTGGCCCAAGGAGAGCCGCGGCAGCGCCAACTAGGAGCAGCAGGACTCCGATGATGGCTAGGATCAGAGTCCGATCCTTATGACGGTCATCACACTCTCTCATCATGTCTCATCCTCGTCATTGCATCCAGCGTACCCCTGCACATAACTTGCGATCTCATCGGTCACTCCATTCGCCCTGGCGATCTTCCCATAGATCTCGGCGCTCTGCCGCGGGATTCTGGCGAGCGCCGGGTCTGCCCGGTCGATGGCGTATAGGCCGAACTTCTGGGAGTAACCGGCGCGCCACTCGAAGTTGTCCGCGAGAGTCCAATGGAAGTAGCCTCGGACGTCCACCCCGGAGTCGATCGCCCTTCGCACCTCCCGGAGGTGGTCAACTATGTACTTGGGGCGCAGGGCGTCTGCGCGGTCGGATATCCCATTCTCCAGGATGTAAACGGGGACGCCCAGGCTTTTGACGTCTGAGAGGACGTGAAAGAATCCTTCGGGGCAGATGGGCCACCCGAAATCTGTTCGGACAGCGTCAGCCGGGATGACTTCGGCGCTGAACCCGTTGGCTAGCCCGTTGAGACGGAATGCCACAGTCCTGCTGAAGTAGTAGTTGACTCCCATGTATGTGAAGGCGCGGGCAAGCCCCGGGACCGCGACGCCGTTGCCTACTGGTCCAGGGGCGACCCCGGTTGCTAGGGCTTCGATGATTGTAGCGTTGAGGGCTCTTCGCTGGAAGCCGGCGACGAGCAGGTCGAGCAGGTTTCGCCGGGCAGGCTTGAAGTAGGCCATGTTGTGGGCGACCCCGATCATCGCGTCTTGACCAGGCGGGGATTCGCTGCGGATGATGTTGAAGGCCTCTACGTGTCCGAGCAGGAGATGGCGGAGGACGATCCTGGCCGCGCGCAAGGATCTTTTCTCGGGAGGGAAGTGGCCTGTGATGTAAGAGAAGAGCACATAGACCATGGGCTCATTCAGAGTGCACCAGAGGGCCGGGTACTGCCCTAGGCGCGCGACCACTTGGCCGCAGAACGCAGCGAATCTGTCTACAGTCGCGGGGTTTTCCCACCCGCCCATGTCAGCGACCCATTTCGGCAGCACCCAGTGGTACAGGGTGAGACACACCGCGATCCCCCGGCTCTCGAGGCCTTTCATCATCTGTTCGTACCGATCGAAGGCGGCGTCGTCCCATTCGCCGGGCCTGGGCTCGACGCGGGACCACTCGATGCCCATTCTGTAGGCGTTCAGCCCCATGGAGCGCATCAAGTCGAAATCCTCTTCCCACCGGTTCCACGAATCGCACGCAAGGCCGGATGTGGACCCGTCTTGGATCTTGCCAGGCTCCCATGCCCACCAGTCGCTCGCGGTGTTGTTCCCTTCGATCTGGTGACCCGCGGTCGCGGCGCCCCAGAGGAAGCCCTCGGGAAAGCTGAAGCCTTTCATGTGTCCGCCCGCCTCCTGGAATACTTGGAGTAGGTACGTTGCCGGTATTCGACGGAACGCGGGCCGCGCCTGCTTA
This genomic window contains:
- a CDS encoding glycoside hydrolase family 1 protein, coding for MKGFSFPEGFLWGAATAGHQIEGNNTASDWWAWEPGKIQDGSTSGLACDSWNRWEEDFDLMRSMGLNAYRMGIEWSRVEPRPGEWDDAAFDRYEQMMKGLESRGIAVCLTLYHWVLPKWVADMGGWENPATVDRFAAFCGQVVARLGQYPALWCTLNEPMVYVLFSYITGHFPPEKRSLRAARIVLRHLLLGHVEAFNIIRSESPPGQDAMIGVAHNMAYFKPARRNLLDLLVAGFQRRALNATIIEALATGVAPGPVGNGVAVPGLARAFTYMGVNYYFSRTVAFRLNGLANGFSAEVIPADAVRTDFGWPICPEGFFHVLSDVKSLGVPVYILENGISDRADALRPKYIVDHLREVRRAIDSGVDVRGYFHWTLADNFEWRAGYSQKFGLYAIDRADPALARIPRQSAEIYGKIARANGVTDEIASYVQGYAGCNDEDET